One part of the Paraglaciecola sp. L3A3 genome encodes these proteins:
- a CDS encoding DUF1826 domain-containing protein, with protein MELAEKLSLSTWRSDDSPLVLSDIFSPNISVAIWQRQASSVISCYFENAFQSLGMGMRSVFSMKSLEQELNNTLPEYEGKKDAIEDIYLLSDMLTCLFDCDDVGLRLVPLKSAMCPTFHIDNIPVRLVTTYLGSGTQWLPLEALQDQPPKQQKQGFAKTNSGAYYKQSHIQQMNPFDVGLLKGKAWDKQAKMAAVHRSCQLQKNDKRVLLTLDPM; from the coding sequence ATGGAGTTAGCTGAAAAACTATCCCTGTCCACTTGGAGGAGTGATGATTCACCACTAGTGTTAAGTGATATCTTTTCGCCTAATATTAGTGTGGCAATTTGGCAGCGGCAGGCTTCTTCTGTCATTAGTTGTTACTTTGAAAATGCCTTTCAATCTTTGGGAATGGGCATGCGAAGCGTCTTTTCAATGAAGTCGTTAGAGCAAGAGCTTAACAACACTTTACCCGAATATGAGGGTAAGAAAGATGCGATTGAAGATATTTACTTGCTCTCGGATATGCTTACTTGCTTGTTCGATTGCGATGATGTTGGTTTACGTTTAGTGCCGTTGAAATCAGCCATGTGCCCTACTTTTCACATAGATAATATTCCAGTGCGCTTAGTGACCACATATCTTGGTTCAGGCACTCAATGGTTACCCCTAGAAGCATTACAAGATCAACCTCCAAAACAGCAAAAGCAAGGCTTCGCAAAAACCAATTCAGGTGCGTACTACAAGCAAAGTCACATCCAACAAATGAATCCCTTTGATGTGGGATTATTAAAAGGAAAAGCTTGGGACAAACAAGCTAAAATGGCAGCCGTTCACCGTTCTTGTCAGTTGCAAAAAAATGACAAGCGTGTCCTTCTTACTCTTGATCCGATGTAA
- a CDS encoding class I SAM-dependent methyltransferase, with translation MSADYYNNQVNEISRQYLSVTFEEVHSTWSQHLTPILAKPNTTILDVGAGVGRDVKRIAELAAAIQTPAQNISNTCQIYAVEPAAELMKVGQLTTAEHNIHWLQDSLPSLDKITRLEISFDLILLSAVWMHVPPSKRNRALRKLANLLKPGGKIVISLKFGMTASEQQKRCMHNVSVEEVEGLAQNLGLFSTLVTANQTDKLGRNEVHWQTLVLQMPDDGTGAFPFIRHVAINDGKSATHKLALLRVLLRIADGHPGAVLRRESSPSGDRVILPVGLVALYWCHQYKELIDTHQLYQTPNKSPNMGFMKADGWHKLTHRTAADYRIGNLFVGDDAIALHKTLSAAVTNIKTMPCRFITLPNSEQAIFEVDNKTVKAKDSFFLDLQTLEQWGEFSLPESTWLAFNRYACWIEPVLVNEWVKTMASYAGNQQYAAAENQHHLQQALNWLEPKRTTTEVRTRFEQVKQQTPELAQCVWSAKSLTKQYDIDHSMPFARWPNNDLWNLLPTDCKINNQKSDRLPTEQKLKNAKERIQLWWQQAWLKPSDTNQIQEQTASYQVNSVSTTVANISTELAQTATNQPWQNKRFFAEANIALPGLNSNNQSIDDLFEALVVQRVRLKEMQQLREW, from the coding sequence ATGTCTGCGGACTATTACAACAATCAAGTGAATGAGATTTCTAGGCAGTATTTGTCTGTTACCTTTGAAGAGGTACATAGTACTTGGTCACAGCATTTAACCCCTATTTTAGCCAAGCCTAATACCACTATTTTAGATGTTGGCGCTGGGGTAGGGCGTGATGTAAAACGCATCGCAGAGCTTGCAGCCGCAATTCAAACCCCAGCCCAAAACATATCTAACACTTGCCAAATTTATGCAGTTGAACCAGCAGCAGAATTGATGAAAGTAGGGCAGTTAACCACTGCCGAACATAATATTCATTGGCTGCAAGACTCACTACCTTCGCTCGATAAAATAACTCGCCTAGAAATCAGTTTTGATTTAATTCTTCTCAGTGCTGTTTGGATGCATGTGCCGCCTTCTAAGCGTAATCGCGCCTTACGTAAACTGGCTAACTTACTTAAGCCAGGCGGCAAAATTGTTATCTCCCTCAAGTTTGGTATGACAGCAAGCGAGCAGCAAAAACGCTGTATGCACAATGTGAGTGTGGAAGAAGTTGAAGGTTTAGCGCAAAACCTTGGGTTGTTTTCGACATTAGTCACAGCAAACCAAACAGATAAACTAGGCCGCAACGAAGTACATTGGCAAACCCTAGTGTTACAAATGCCAGATGACGGCACAGGTGCATTCCCATTTATTCGCCATGTGGCCATTAACGACGGTAAATCTGCCACACACAAGTTGGCGCTTTTAAGAGTTTTATTACGTATTGCCGACGGTCATCCGGGGGCTGTATTACGCCGCGAATCTAGCCCAAGTGGCGACAGGGTGATTTTACCGGTTGGTTTAGTGGCTTTGTATTGGTGTCATCAATATAAAGAATTAATCGATACGCACCAGTTATACCAAACACCCAATAAAAGTCCGAACATGGGCTTTATGAAAGCCGATGGTTGGCATAAGTTAACCCATCGAACAGCGGCAGATTATCGTATTGGTAACTTGTTTGTGGGTGACGATGCTATAGCTTTGCACAAAACCCTTTCAGCAGCAGTGACCAACATTAAAACCATGCCGTGTCGTTTTATTACTCTGCCAAATAGTGAGCAAGCTATTTTTGAGGTAGACAACAAAACAGTCAAAGCCAAAGACAGCTTTTTTCTAGATCTACAAACCTTAGAACAATGGGGCGAGTTTTCACTGCCAGAATCTACTTGGTTGGCCTTCAACCGATACGCCTGTTGGATTGAGCCAGTACTCGTCAACGAATGGGTAAAAACCATGGCCAGTTATGCAGGCAATCAGCAATATGCCGCAGCAGAAAATCAACACCACTTACAACAAGCATTAAACTGGCTAGAGCCAAAACGCACGACCACAGAAGTACGCACTCGTTTTGAACAAGTGAAACAACAAACACCCGAGCTAGCTCAATGTGTATGGTCGGCAAAGTCACTAACCAAACAATACGATATTGACCACAGCATGCCTTTTGCCCGCTGGCCTAATAACGACCTATGGAACCTCTTACCAACCGACTGCAAAATAAATAACCAAAAAAGCGACCGGCTACCCACAGAACAAAAATTAAAAAACGCCAAAGAGCGCATTCAACTCTGGTGGCAACAAGCTTGGCTTAAACCCAGTGATACAAACCAAATTCAAGAACAAACAGCCAGCTACCAAGTTAATTCTGTCAGTACCACTGTAGCGAATATCTCAACAGAATTAGCACAAACAGCAACTAACCAGCCATGGCAAAACAAACGCTTTTTCGCCGAAGCCAACATCGCCTTACCCGGCTTAAACTCAAACAACCAATCAATTGATGACTTGTTTGAAGCGCTAGTGGTACAGCGTGTTAGATTAAAAGAAATGCAGCAGTTGAGGGAGTGGTAA
- the prmC gene encoding peptide chain release factor N(5)-glutamine methyltransferase, translating to MSDSQQTIAQVLQWAKQQLATHQVSDDGQTDSSAIDSKLLLCAALDCELIYLHTWPDKLLTSQQLNTFQSFISQRITGQPVAYLVGYRDFWSLRLKVSAATLIPRADTERLVEVALELPIPSDAKVLDLGTGTGAIALSLASEQANWTVTGLDKSADAVALAKDNATANQLPRVKFIQSDWFSAVGQQKYHLIVSNPPYVESDSQFLSQGDVRFEPASALTSGIDGLDDIKYIVAQSKHYLLPEAWLVIEHGYQQGQAVAEIFVSNGFVDVRTEVDLDHQPRLTLGKYL from the coding sequence TTGAGCGATAGTCAACAGACTATTGCTCAAGTCTTACAATGGGCAAAACAGCAATTAGCCACACATCAGGTAAGTGATGATGGCCAGACCGATTCCTCTGCTATCGACAGTAAATTATTACTCTGCGCAGCCTTAGACTGTGAACTCATTTATCTACATACTTGGCCTGATAAGCTGTTAACTTCGCAACAACTTAATACTTTTCAATCCTTTATCTCACAACGCATAACGGGACAACCCGTGGCTTATCTTGTGGGTTATCGCGATTTTTGGTCTTTGCGCTTAAAAGTTTCAGCCGCCACTTTGATCCCGCGAGCCGATACCGAACGTTTAGTCGAAGTCGCACTCGAATTGCCAATTCCCTCAGACGCCAAGGTATTAGACTTAGGCACTGGGACTGGTGCTATCGCTTTGTCTTTAGCCTCTGAACAAGCAAATTGGACAGTCACAGGTTTAGATAAAAGTGCAGATGCCGTGGCCTTAGCCAAAGACAATGCCACGGCTAATCAGTTACCAAGAGTCAAATTTATTCAGAGTGATTGGTTTAGTGCAGTTGGCCAACAAAAATATCATTTAATTGTCAGTAATCCTCCATACGTTGAATCCGATAGTCAGTTTTTATCACAAGGTGATGTCAGGTTTGAACCTGCTAGTGCTTTAACTTCAGGGATTGATGGCCTAGATGACATCAAATATATAGTGGCGCAAAGCAAACATTATTTATTGCCTGAAGCTTGGTTAGTTATAGAGCATGGTTATCAACAAGGGCAGGCGGTAGCAGAAATATTTGTCTCAAATGGATTTGTGGATGTCCGTACAGAAGTTGATCTAGACCACCAACCTAGGCTCACCTTAGGTAAATATTTATAA
- a CDS encoding SirB1 family protein, translated as MKKLRQAIADNNSLLAGLQLANIFKTEGVNPQSYLCTILQWAEQVKKEMRVSARDADSFQQLRRYFYVDLAFSGDQKQDCISHNHLLNQVIDYRTGIAITLSIVFQALAKAVGFNVSGINFPGHFLLKCQFDNAATIYLDPLNGNQLTRDDLAALYFSILPSVEDEKMPEEALDEASCAETVVRLLHNLKSTFINTKSYDNALTVVEILVNLCPNDPYERRDRGFLLHQLDCTQVAIADYQYFIRKCPKDPSSQLLQAQLQQLAEQQPEVFH; from the coding sequence TTGAAAAAGTTAAGACAAGCTATTGCAGACAATAATAGTTTGCTGGCGGGTTTGCAGTTAGCTAATATTTTCAAGACAGAAGGGGTTAATCCTCAATCTTATTTGTGCACTATTTTACAATGGGCTGAACAAGTAAAAAAAGAAATGCGTGTCTCAGCCAGAGATGCCGATTCATTCCAACAATTAAGACGTTACTTTTATGTAGATTTGGCATTTAGTGGTGACCAGAAACAAGATTGTATTAGCCACAATCACTTATTAAACCAAGTGATAGATTACCGAACCGGTATTGCCATCACCTTGTCTATTGTGTTTCAAGCGTTAGCCAAAGCCGTGGGTTTTAATGTTAGTGGCATTAATTTTCCCGGACATTTTTTGTTAAAGTGTCAATTTGACAACGCGGCCACTATTTACCTTGATCCGTTAAATGGTAATCAACTGACTCGCGACGATTTAGCCGCCTTATATTTTTCTATCTTACCCAGTGTAGAAGATGAAAAAATGCCTGAAGAAGCTTTAGACGAAGCCAGTTGTGCCGAAACAGTGGTTAGGTTGTTACATAACCTTAAAAGCACATTTATCAATACTAAGTCTTACGATAACGCATTAACCGTAGTCGAGATTTTAGTTAACTTGTGTCCAAATGATCCCTACGAACGCAGAGACAGAGGGTTTTTATTACACCAACTCGATTGCACCCAAGTGGCAATTGCAGACTACCAATATTTTATTCGTAAGTGCCCTAAAGACCCCTCATCACAATTGCTACAAGCGCAATTACAGCAACTAGCCGAACAACAACCAGAAGTGTTTCATTAG
- the prfA gene encoding peptide chain release factor 1, which produces MKESVQNKLETLVERFEEVQALLGEAEVISDQDRYRGLTKEYSQLEDVVKCFREYQDAQQDLESSQEMMQEDDAEMREMAQEEFKAAKQKIEVLTQDLQVLLLPKDPNDDSNCFVEIRAGAGGDEAAIFAGDIFRMYSRFAEKQGWKVEVVTTNEGEHGGYKEVIANILGDGAYGIMKFESGGHRVQRVPETESQGRVHTSACTVVVMPEVPESEAIEINKADLKIDTFRASGAGGQHVNKTDSAIRITHVPSGLIVECQDQRSQHKNRAQAMSVLQSRLTQLEEEKRQAEETSTRRNLVASGDRSERIRTYNFPQGRVTDHRINLTLYRLDDVIAGELNAVLEPIRQEHQADLLASLSDA; this is translated from the coding sequence ATGAAAGAATCTGTTCAAAATAAATTGGAAACCCTAGTTGAGCGCTTTGAAGAAGTGCAAGCTTTGCTGGGTGAAGCAGAAGTCATATCCGACCAAGACAGATACCGTGGTTTAACCAAAGAATATTCTCAGTTAGAAGACGTAGTGAAATGTTTTCGCGAGTATCAAGACGCACAGCAAGATTTAGAATCTTCGCAAGAAATGATGCAAGAAGACGATGCTGAAATGCGTGAAATGGCGCAAGAAGAATTTAAAGCCGCAAAACAAAAAATTGAAGTCTTAACCCAAGACCTACAAGTATTGTTGTTACCTAAAGATCCGAATGATGACAGCAACTGCTTTGTGGAAATACGCGCGGGTGCAGGTGGCGATGAAGCTGCTATTTTTGCTGGTGATATATTCCGTATGTACAGCCGTTTTGCTGAAAAGCAGGGGTGGAAAGTAGAAGTGGTTACCACCAACGAAGGTGAGCACGGTGGTTACAAAGAAGTGATTGCTAATATTTTAGGTGATGGCGCTTACGGTATTATGAAATTTGAATCGGGCGGTCACAGAGTACAACGTGTACCAGAAACCGAATCTCAAGGTCGAGTGCATACTTCTGCTTGTACTGTGGTGGTCATGCCGGAAGTACCAGAATCTGAAGCCATCGAAATCAATAAAGCAGATTTAAAAATTGATACCTTTAGGGCGTCAGGCGCAGGTGGTCAACACGTTAACAAAACGGACTCAGCTATCCGTATTACTCATGTGCCTTCTGGTTTGATAGTCGAATGTCAAGATCAGCGTTCGCAACATAAAAACAGAGCCCAGGCTATGTCGGTACTACAGTCAAGGTTGACTCAACTTGAAGAAGAAAAACGCCAAGCTGAAGAAACCTCTACTCGTCGTAACTTAGTGGCCAGCGGTGATCGTTCTGAACGTATTCGTACTTATAATTTCCCACAAGGTCGAGTCACTGATCACAGAATTAATTTAACCCTATATCGTTTAGATGACGTAATAGCAGGTGAGTTAAACGCTGTACTTGAGCCAATTCGTCAAGAACACCAAGCAGACTTGTTGGCATCACTGTCTGATGCATAA
- a CDS encoding SirB2 family protein has translation MYTLVKHLHLTAIGLSVLLFIFRFVLLSIKSPMLQKKWIRVLPHIVDTVLILSAITLCVLLQQYPLVDAWVTEKLFALIMYIFMVVLALKMARNSFMRVVGFVGALSWVAFAGMVAISKQPILFL, from the coding sequence ATGTATACCCTTGTTAAACATTTACACCTCACAGCTATTGGATTAAGTGTGTTGCTATTTATATTCCGTTTTGTGCTGTTGTCGATCAAGTCGCCAATGTTGCAAAAAAAGTGGATAAGAGTGTTGCCACATATTGTTGATACTGTACTGATTTTAAGTGCCATTACTTTATGTGTGTTACTACAGCAATATCCATTAGTTGATGCTTGGGTAACCGAAAAACTGTTTGCACTGATTATGTATATATTCATGGTAGTACTGGCGTTAAAAATGGCTAGAAACAGCTTTATGCGGGTAGTTGGTTTTGTTGGAGCGTTAAGTTGGGTGGCATTTGCCGGTATGGTAGCCATCAGTAAACAGCCCATATTATTTTTATAA
- a CDS encoding restriction endonuclease codes for MSRNNPSLLKSFSYLPWWVSVIAGICVYVALKFVFPNLGMGNPYISMIATVGQNMAWMFGGMFLLPAISSIFIRQKRKQLINRQRSIETLRETSWSDFEVLVGEAFRRKGFAVQENMVGGADGGIDLTLRKDGRLHIVQCKQWRRSKVGVSIVREMFGVLTASNAVSVYVVSSGHFTKDAIKFAQDLPIELINGDQLLELIADVQTTKPLQPSVKPIDKPIVKPTTTTTCPKCASPMVKRTAKKGVNIGNEFLGCSSFPKCRHIEPL; via the coding sequence ATGAGTCGCAATAACCCTTCACTTTTAAAATCTTTTTCTTATTTACCTTGGTGGGTAAGTGTTATTGCTGGCATCTGTGTGTATGTAGCACTTAAGTTTGTGTTTCCTAATTTGGGAATGGGCAATCCTTACATATCAATGATTGCGACTGTCGGACAAAACATGGCTTGGATGTTTGGTGGTATGTTTTTACTACCTGCCATTTCGTCGATTTTTATACGCCAAAAACGCAAACAATTGATTAATCGACAACGTAGTATCGAAACCCTTAGAGAAACCAGTTGGAGTGATTTTGAGGTGTTGGTGGGTGAGGCTTTTCGTCGTAAGGGATTTGCGGTACAGGAGAACATGGTGGGTGGTGCCGATGGTGGTATCGACCTTACTCTGCGTAAAGACGGAAGATTACACATAGTGCAATGCAAACAATGGCGCAGATCTAAGGTGGGTGTATCGATTGTTCGTGAAATGTTTGGTGTATTGACCGCATCAAACGCTGTGAGTGTTTATGTGGTGAGTTCTGGACATTTTACCAAAGATGCAATTAAGTTTGCACAAGACCTGCCCATTGAGTTGATTAACGGCGATCAATTACTTGAATTGATTGCTGACGTGCAAACCACTAAACCTTTGCAACCTTCAGTTAAACCAATCGATAAGCCAATAGTTAAGCCGACAACTACAACCACATGCCCAAAATGTGCTTCGCCTATGGTGAAACGTACCGCGAAAAAAGGAGTGAACATTGGTAATGAATTTTTGGGTTGCAGTAGTTTTCCGAAATGTAGGCACATTGAGCCCCTTTAG
- a CDS encoding DUF3369 domain-containing protein, whose translation MSDEIFFAEDNEEQETTSLGKWKVLIVDDEPEIHAVTKLALGDFVFQDRSLEFICAYSGAEAKKMFREHRDIAVVLLDVVMETDDAGLKVADFIRNDINNHFTRIILRTGQPGQAPERDVIINYDINDYKSKTELTSQKLFTVVISALRSYRDINAIEENRKGLEKIIAASADLFSILSLENFIEGIVQQLSSLLGGTKGAVYLTSAVAGPKPLDSYNPNELYVFTGKGDYANRSGEKLEQVLSGAELLSCHNAYQNKCLVFENEYLVAYCGSKTQKGSLLYMSGLPRKLSETDKHLVEIFSQNVQIAFDNVLLTKDIEDTQREVIERIGQAMEHHFGKGRHIQRMVKICDVLGRNAGLNKAELNTLCLAVPLHDIGKIKIPETLSMPVSKLDKSELDSLRYHAEFGYNLLKDSSRPLIKTAALIARDHHEYWNGNGYPRGKSGDNIHIFCRITSLANAFDSLRNKRNSEENCDLQKVLAVIISQKGEQFDPSLVDILVANIDEIEQIICDFPDDENSSINQLN comes from the coding sequence ATGTCTGACGAAATATTTTTTGCTGAAGATAATGAAGAACAAGAAACAACAAGTTTAGGTAAATGGAAAGTCTTAATTGTTGATGATGAACCTGAGATTCATGCGGTTACAAAGCTAGCCTTAGGTGATTTTGTGTTTCAAGATCGAAGCTTAGAGTTTATCTGTGCTTATAGTGGTGCTGAAGCTAAAAAAATGTTTCGTGAGCATCGCGATATTGCTGTGGTGTTACTCGATGTAGTCATGGAAACCGATGACGCCGGGCTCAAAGTAGCTGATTTTATTCGAAATGACATCAATAACCATTTTACTCGTATTATTTTACGTACAGGCCAGCCAGGCCAAGCCCCAGAGCGTGATGTGATTATTAATTATGATATTAATGATTATAAATCTAAAACAGAATTAACCTCGCAAAAGCTTTTTACCGTAGTGATTTCAGCCTTACGTTCATATCGTGACATTAATGCGATTGAAGAAAACCGCAAAGGTTTAGAAAAAATCATTGCTGCTTCAGCTGATTTATTTAGCATCTTGTCTCTAGAAAACTTTATTGAAGGCATAGTACAGCAACTTTCATCTTTATTGGGGGGGACAAAAGGTGCGGTATATTTAACCTCTGCGGTGGCCGGACCTAAACCATTAGATAGTTACAATCCCAATGAATTATATGTGTTTACGGGCAAAGGTGATTATGCAAATAGATCTGGTGAAAAGCTAGAACAGGTGCTCTCGGGGGCTGAATTATTATCTTGTCACAATGCTTATCAAAATAAATGTCTGGTTTTTGAAAATGAATATTTAGTGGCTTATTGTGGCAGTAAAACCCAAAAAGGCTCGTTATTGTACATGTCGGGTTTACCTAGAAAATTAAGTGAGACTGACAAACATTTAGTGGAAATATTTTCGCAAAATGTACAAATTGCCTTTGACAATGTCTTACTAACAAAAGATATAGAAGATACTCAAAGAGAAGTGATTGAGCGTATTGGTCAAGCCATGGAACATCATTTTGGTAAAGGTAGGCATATCCAAAGAATGGTCAAAATATGTGATGTGTTAGGTCGCAACGCTGGACTTAACAAAGCCGAATTAAATACTTTATGTTTGGCTGTACCTTTACATGATATTGGTAAAATAAAAATACCAGAAACTTTATCTATGCCTGTCAGTAAGCTTGATAAATCAGAACTAGATTCTTTACGTTATCACGCTGAATTTGGTTATAACTTATTAAAAGACTCAAGTCGTCCTTTGATAAAAACCGCAGCCTTGATTGCTAGAGATCATCATGAATATTGGAACGGCAATGGTTACCCAAGAGGGAAATCAGGTGACAATATTCATATTTTTTGTCGTATTACTAGCTTGGCCAATGCCTTTGATTCTTTACGAAACAAACGTAATAGTGAAGAAAATTGTGATTTACAAAAGGTTTTAGCTGTTATCATCAGTCAAAAAGGTGAACAGTTTGATCCCTCGTTAGTCGATATCCTAGTCGCTAATATCGATGAGATTGAACAAATCATTTGTGACTTTCCAGATGACGAAAATTCGTCAATAAATCAACTCAATTAA